The genomic interval GACCTCGGCGTCCTGCCCGGTCACGATCGGGTACGGCTGCCCGGTGGTGCCGTAGCCGTTGCTCTTCAGCGCCGACAGGATGCCGATCGACAGCCCGTCGTACGGCGAGAGCACGCCGTCGACCTTCACCCCGCTGCTGTACGTCTTGGTCAGCAGGTCCTCCATCCGGCGCTGGGCGGTGCCGGCGTCCCAGCGCAGGATCGCGACGGTCTTGAAGTCCTTCTGCCCGCTCTTGACCACCAGGGTGCCCTTGTCGATGTACGGCTGGAGCACCGACATCGCGCCGTTGAAGAAGAAGGTGGCGTTGTTGTCGTCCGGCGAGCCGGCGAAGAGTTCGATGTTGAACGGGCCCTTGGCGGTGCCGTCGCTGCCGTCCTCGTTCTTCAGCTTCAGCCCGACCAGCAGCGAGGTCGCCTGCTGCACCCCGACCTTGAAGTTGTCGAAGGTGGCGTAGTAGTCGACGTTCGGGCTGTTGCGGATCAGCCGGTCGTACGCGATGACCGGGATCTTGTTGTCCGCCGCGTTCTGCAACTGGGTGGTGATGGCGGTGCCGTCGATCGAGGCGATGATCAGCACCTTGGCGCCCTTGGTGATCTGGTTCTCGATCTGGGCCACCTGGGTGGGGATGTCGTCCTGGGCGTACTGGAGGTCGACCTTGAAGCCGAGCTTCTCCAGGCCCGCCTTGACGTTGTTGCCGTCGTGGATCCACCGCTCGGAGGACTTCGTCGGCATGGTGACCCCGACGAGCGCCCCGGCGTTGTCGCCGGAGCCGGCCTCCTGGTCCACGGTCTTGGTGCTCGATCCGCACGCGGTGAGCGCGACGGCGAGCGTGGCGGCGCTGGCCACCGCCGCGAGCCGGACGAATTTCATCTGGTCCTCCATTTCCTGGTACGGCGTGCGGGTCCCGGTCCGCCGCCGGCCCGGGTCACGGGACGGTCGGCGGGCCGGTGCGGGTGACGGTCTCACGGCCGCCCGGGCGACGTGCCCCCGGGTGCGTGCCCCGCCGGTCGGGTCAGCCCCGGCCGGGCAGACCCTGGGCGAGTCGGTGGTATGCCTGGTTCCAGCGCAGCCGGTCCCGGAAGTCGGCGGTCGTGGTCCGCTCGTCGATCAGCACCAGCTCGGTGTGCAGCATGTCGGCGAAGTCGCGCAGCGTGGCCGAACCCACCGCCTGGGTCAGCACCGTGTGGTGCGGCCCCCCGGCGGTGAGCCACGACTCGGCCGAGGTGCTCAGCGACGGCGCCGGCTTCCACACCGCCCGGGCGACCGGGAGCCGGGGCATCGGCTCGTCCGGCGGCACCACCTCGATCTCGTTGGCGACGAGGCGGAACCGCTCGCCGAGATCGGCCATCCCGATCACCACCCCGGGGCCGGGGGTGGCGTCGAAGACGAGCCGGACCGGATCCTCACGGCCGCCGATGCCGAGCGGATGGATCTCGCAGGACGGGCGGGCGCTCGCGATGCTGGGGCAGACCTCCAGCATGTGCGCGCCGAGGATCTTCGGCTCGCCCGGCCCGAAGTGATAGGTGTAGTCCTCCATGAACGAGGTGCCCCGGGGCGATCCGGCACCCATCGCCTTGACTGCGGCGAGCAGGGTCGAGGTCTTCCAGTCGCCCTCGCCGCCGAAGCCGTAGCCGTCGGCCATCAGCCGCTGTACGGCGAGTCCGGGCAGTTGCCGCAGCCCGCCGAGATCCTGGAAGTTCGTGGTGAACGCCCCGAACCCGCCGTCGACGAGGAACTCCCGCAGGCCCGCCTCGATCCGGGCCGCGTACCGCAGCGACTCGTGCCGGTCGCCGTCCTTGGCCAGCTCCGGGGCGAGCCGGTAGGTGTCGGCGTACTCGCCGACCAGGCGCTCGACCTCCTGGTCGGCGACCCGGTCCACCACCTCGACCAGGTCGTTGACCCCGTAGGTGTTCACCGAGACGCCGAAGCGCAGCTCCGCCTCCACCTTGTCGCCCTCGGTGACGGCGACGTCGCGCATGTTGTCGCCGAACCGGGCCAGCCGGAGGTTGCGCAGGTGCGCGTAGCCGAGCGCGGCGCGGGCCCACTCGTCGATCCGGGTCACCACGGTCGGGTCGGAGGCGTGTCCGGCGACGGTCTTGCGGGCCAGCCCGAGTCGGGTCTGGATGAAGCCGAACTCCCGGTCACCGTGGGCGGCCTGGTTGAGGTTCATGAAGTCCATGTCGATGGACTCCCAGGGCAGCGCCTCGTTGAGCTGGGTGTGCAGGTGCAGCAGGGGCTTGCGCAGCGCGTCCAGGCCGGTGATCCACATCTTGGCCGGCGAGAAGGTGTGCATCCAGGCGATCACGCCGAGGCAGCCGGGGTCGGCGTTCGCCTCCAGCAGGACCGCGCGGATCGCCGACGCCTCGGTGAGGACGGGTTTCCAGACGATGTCCGCGACGATCTGACCCGAGCCGGTGAGCGTACGCAGGATCTGCTGCGACTGGGACGCGACCTGGTCGAGGGTCTCCGGACCGTACAGGTGCTGGCTGCCGGTGAGGAACCAGATCTGCGGATGCGTGGCCGGCGGCATGTCCACCTCTCCTACTTGGGGCATGGCTCCTGCCAGCCCCGACGGTCTGGTCGCGATCACGTCGCGAGCCGAGTGTTACCGCTAACATTGGAGCAGT from Plantactinospora sp. BC1 carries:
- the chvE gene encoding multiple monosaccharide ABC transporter substrate-binding protein, encoding MKFVRLAAVASAATLAVALTACGSSTKTVDQEAGSGDNAGALVGVTMPTKSSERWIHDGNNVKAGLEKLGFKVDLQYAQDDIPTQVAQIENQITKGAKVLIIASIDGTAITTQLQNAADNKIPVIAYDRLIRNSPNVDYYATFDNFKVGVQQATSLLVGLKLKNEDGSDGTAKGPFNIELFAGSPDDNNATFFFNGAMSVLQPYIDKGTLVVKSGQKDFKTVAILRWDAGTAQRRMEDLLTKTYSSGVKVDGVLSPYDGLSIGILSALKSNGYGTTGQPYPIVTGQDAEVASVKSIIAGEQYSTIYKDTRQLAEVAIKMADAVLKGSKPEVNNEKDYDNGNKVVPSFLLDPVIVNKANYKAALIDTGYYKPEQLQ
- the araA gene encoding L-arabinose isomerase, with the protein product MPPATHPQIWFLTGSQHLYGPETLDQVASQSQQILRTLTGSGQIVADIVWKPVLTEASAIRAVLLEANADPGCLGVIAWMHTFSPAKMWITGLDALRKPLLHLHTQLNEALPWESIDMDFMNLNQAAHGDREFGFIQTRLGLARKTVAGHASDPTVVTRIDEWARAALGYAHLRNLRLARFGDNMRDVAVTEGDKVEAELRFGVSVNTYGVNDLVEVVDRVADQEVERLVGEYADTYRLAPELAKDGDRHESLRYAARIEAGLREFLVDGGFGAFTTNFQDLGGLRQLPGLAVQRLMADGYGFGGEGDWKTSTLLAAVKAMGAGSPRGTSFMEDYTYHFGPGEPKILGAHMLEVCPSIASARPSCEIHPLGIGGREDPVRLVFDATPGPGVVIGMADLGERFRLVANEIEVVPPDEPMPRLPVARAVWKPAPSLSTSAESWLTAGGPHHTVLTQAVGSATLRDFADMLHTELVLIDERTTTADFRDRLRWNQAYHRLAQGLPGRG